In the genome of Geotrypetes seraphini chromosome 16, aGeoSer1.1, whole genome shotgun sequence, one region contains:
- the LOC117350337 gene encoding olfactory receptor 151-like, with amino-acid sequence MENNQTSVTEFILLGFSDHPLLQSLICWTVLLIYLISVLGNFVFLMLMCADPRLHKPMYFFLSNLSILDICSTSIILLKMLDSYFTQNKSISFHACMTQLYFFMYFISIEYLLLTDMAYDRYVAICNPLRYSLIMKKNICILLAASSWITSFLFVFPITNRLAQLFYCRSEINHFFCDPSALQKVSCSGIHGLEIWIFVDGFFAGFIPFLLILTSYIFIISSILRIQGTEGRHKAFSTCASHLTSVLLFCGTIICMYMKPTSMYSPAQDKIFSLLYTAIIPTLNPIIYSLRNREIKNSLRKIRYKRKNSELKKSLLKQKQSLNL; translated from the coding sequence ATGGAAAATAATCAGACGTCAGTGACTGAATTCATTCTCCTGGGATTCTCTGATCACCCCCTGCTGCAGAGTCTCATCTGTTGGACGGTTCTTCTGATCTACCTGATCTCCGTGCTGGGGAACTTTGTGTTTCTGATGTTGATGTGTGCCGACCCTCGCCTACACAAGCCCATGTACTTCTTCCTCAGCAACCTGTCAATCTTGGATATCTGCTCCACCTCTATCATCCTCCTGAAAATGCTGGACAGCTACTTTACCCAGAACAAGTCTATTtcttttcatgcatgcatgactCAACTCTACTTCTTTATGTATTTCATATCTATAGAATATCTCCTTCTCACTGACATGGCGTATGACCGTTATGTGGCGATCTGCAACCCCCTGCGCTACTCACTGATAATGAAGAAAAACATCTGCATCTTGCTGGCAGCAAGTTCCTGGATCACTagttttctgtttgtctttcctatAACAAACAGGTTAGCTCAATTATTTTACTGTAGATCTGAGATTAATCATTTCTTCTGTGACCCTTCAGCACTGCAAAAGGTCTCCTGCAGTGGCATTCATGGACTGGAAATTTGGATATTTGTTGATGGATTCTTTGCAGGATTTATCCCTTTCCTGCTAATCCTGACTTCGTACATCTTCATCATCTCTTCCATACTAAGGATCCAGGGCACTGAAGGGAGGCataaagccttctccacttgtgcCTCACATCTCACCTCTGTTTTATTATTCTGTGGGACTATCATATGTATGTACATGAAACCTACCTCCATGTATTCACCAGCCCAGGATAAGATTTTCTCCTTACTGTACACAGCTATAATTCCAACATTAAACCCCATCATTTATAGCCTAAGGAATCGGGAAATAAAAAATTCATTAAGAAAAATAAGATACAAAAGGAAGAATAGTGAATTAAAAAAGAGTCTGCTAAAGCAAAAACAATCTTTAAATCTGTAG
- the LOC117350338 gene encoding olfactory receptor 1044-like translates to MYFFLSNLSILDICSTSIILLKMLDSYFTQNKSISFHACMTQLYFFMYFTGIEYLLLTDMAYDRYVAICNPLRYSLIMKKNICVLLAASSWITSFLVVFPVANMVSQLSYCRSNEINHFFCDPSALLKLSCSDIHRLEIWIFVDGFFAGFIPFLLILTSYIFIISSILRIQGTEGRHKAFSTCASHLTSVLLFCGTVMCMYMKPTSMYSPAQDKIFSLLYTAIIPTLNPIIYSLRNREIKNSLRKIRYKRKNSELKKSLLKQKQSLNL, encoded by the coding sequence ATGTACTTCTTCCTCAGCAACCTGTCCATCCTGGACATCTGCTCCACCTCTATCATCCTCCTGAAAATGCTGGACAGCTACTTTACCCAGAACAAGTCCATTtcttttcatgcatgcatgactCAACTCTACTTCTTTATGTATTTCACAGGTATAGAATATCTTCTTCTCACGGACATGGCGTATGACCGTTATGTGGCGATCTGCAACCCCCTGCGCTACTCACTGATAATGAAGAAAAACATCTGCGTCTTGCTGGCAGCAAGTTCCTGGATCACTAGTTTTCTTGTTGTCTTTCCTGTAGCAAACATGGTATCTCAATTATCGTATTGTAGATCTAATGAGATAAACCATTTCTTCTGTGACCCTTCAGCATTGCTAAAACTCTCCTGCAGTGACATTCATAGACTAGAAATTTGGATATTTGTTGATGGATTCTTTGCAGGATTTATCCCTTTCCTGCTAATCCTGACTTCGTACATCTTCATCATCTCTTCCATACTAAGGATCCAGGGCACTGAAGGGAGGCataaagccttctccacttgtgcCTCACATCTCACTTCTGTTTTATTATTCTGTGGGACTGTCATGTGTATGTACATGAAACCCACCTCCATGTATTCACCAGCCCAGGATAAGATTTTCTCCTTATTGTACACAGCTATAATTCCAACATTAAACCCCATCATTTATAGCCTAAGAAATCGGGAAATAAAAAACTCATTAAGAAAAATAAGATACAAAAGGAAGAACAGTGAATTAAAAAAGAGTCTGCTAAAGCAAAAACAATCTTTAAATCTGTAA
- the LOC117350339 gene encoding olfactory receptor 5V1-like, with protein MRGKNQTSVTEFILLGFSDHPLLQSLICGTVLLIYLISILGNFVFLMLMCADPQLHKPMYFFLSNLSILDICSTSLTLLKMLDSYLSQNNSISFHACMTQVYLFIYFTGTELFLLSAMAYDRYVAICNPLRYSLIMKKIVCILLAASSWVISFFGVLPVPYMISQLNYCRSNEINHFFCDPSALMKLSCSDTHRVENVILVEGIFVGFIPFLLTLSSYVFIISAILSIRSSEGRTKAFSTCASHLTSVVLFYVTVMGMYMRPSSVYSPGQDKLFSLLYTAMIPTLNPIIYTLRNRDIKSALRKMKHKIKNSGKNMKHVC; from the coding sequence ATGCGAGGAAAGAATCAGACATCAGTGACAGAATTCATTCTTCTGGGATTCTCTGACCACCCCCTGCTGCAGAGTCTCATCTGTGGGACGGTTCTTCTGATCTACCTGATCTCCATACTGGGGAACTTTGTGTTTCTGATGTTGATGTGTGCTGACCCTCAACTCCACAAGCCCATGTACTTCTTCCTCAGCAACCTGTCCATCCTGGACATCTGTTCCACCTCTCTCACCCTCCTGAAAATGCTGGATAGCTACCTCTCCCAGAACAACTCCATTTCTTTCCATGCATGTATGACCCAAgtctacttatttatttatttcacaggAACAGAACTTTTCCTTCTTAGTGCCATGGCATACGATCGTTATGTGGCAATCTGCAACCCTTTACGTTACTCTCTCATCATGAAGAAGATCGTCTGTATACTGCTGGCTGCCAGTTCCTGGGTCATTAGTTTTTTTGGGGTGCTCCCTGTGCCATATATGATATCTCAGTTAAATTACTGCAGATCTAATGAGATTAATCATTTCTTCTGTGATCCTTCCGCACTGATGAAACTTTCCTGCAGTGATACACATAGAGTGGAAAATGTGATACTTGTCGAGGGAATCTTTGTAGGATTCATCCCCTTCCTGCTAACCCTATCTTCATACGTCTTCATCATTTCTGCCATCTTGAGCATCCGTAGCTctgaagggagaaccaaggcctTCTCCACCTGTGCCTCCCACCTTACCTCAGTTGTACTCTTTTATGTGACTGTTATGGGTATGTACATGAGACCATCCTCAGTATATTCACCAGGCCAGGACAAACTCTTCTCCTTACTGTATACTGCTATGATTCCAACATTAAACCCTATCATTTATACCCTGAGGAACCGAGACATAAAAAGTGCTTTAAGAAAAATGAAACACAAAATCAAGAACAGTGGTAAAAATATGAAGCATGTCTGCTAA
- the LOC117350340 gene encoding olfactory receptor-like protein OLF1 — MAYDRYVAICNPLRYSLIMKKSICILLAAYSWISSSLAVFPVTKMISQLLYCRSNEINHFFCDPSALMKLSCSDTHTLEVWIVFEGMFVAFIPFMLILSSYIFIISSIRRIQGTEGRTKAFSTCASHLTSVVLFYVTILCIYMRPTSMYSPALDKFFSLLYTALIPTLNPIIYSLRNREIKNNKNSSKYVHYSRITREIYQMSQPVVY, encoded by the exons ATGGCGTATGATCGTTATGTGGCAATCTGCAACCCCCTACGCTACTCACTGATCATGAAGAAAAGCATCTGTATCTTGCTGGCTGCCTATTCCTGGATTAGTAGCTCTCTTGCTGTGTTTCCTGTAACAAAAATGATATCTCAGCTATTGTATTGCAGATCTAATGAGATCAATCATTTCTTCTGTGACCCTTCAGCACTGATGAAACTTTCCTGTAGTGATACTCACACACTGGAAGTCTGGATAGTTTTTGAAGGAATGTTTGTAGCATTTATCCCCTTCATGTTGATTCTGAGTTCATATATCTTCATCATTTCTTCTATCCGGAGGATCCAGGGCACTGAAGGTAGAACCAAGGCCTTCTCCACCTGCGCCTCCCACCTCACCTCCGTTGTACTGTTCTATGTAACTATTCTCTGTATCTACATGAGACCGACCTCCATGTATTCACCAGCCCTAGACAAGTTCTTCTCCTTATTGTACACAGCTCTGATTCCAACATTAAACCCCATCATTTATAGCTTGAGAAATCGAGAAATAAAAAAT AACAAAAATTCATCAAAATATGTACATTATAGTAGAATCACAAGAGAAATTTATCAGATGAGTCAACCAGTGGTGTATTAA